In Nonomuraea sp. NBC_00507, the following are encoded in one genomic region:
- a CDS encoding EamA family transporter, which produces MTVNTPDSRAPLLVWGALAIVYVVWGSTYLGIGIAIESIPPMLSGALRFITAAALLAGFLLVRSGPTVFRMSRRQFLGAALVGVLLLTLGNGMLAVAEQYISTGLAALLVASVPLWLVVFRFAVRDRPKALTLAGVLVGLGGVGALSLTGAEGGSGAGIVVVLLASVSWAVGSFLSSRIQMPANALATSAVEMVVGGAGLLVLGTGLGERLDLSAVTTRSWLALAYLIVVGSLIGFTAFSWLLGNAPISLVSTYAYVNPAVAVALGALVLHEPITTQVILGGLVILAGVALVISTERKGTKRVLEDLDGGGDVRLGVSGGQEPQPSRHHVDPAVEQRGV; this is translated from the coding sequence ATGACTGTGAACACACCTGACAGCCGGGCTCCTCTCCTGGTCTGGGGCGCCTTGGCGATCGTCTATGTGGTGTGGGGTTCGACGTATCTGGGGATCGGCATCGCGATCGAGTCGATACCGCCCATGCTCAGCGGGGCCCTGCGGTTCATCACCGCCGCCGCCCTGCTTGCCGGTTTCCTGCTGGTGCGGTCGGGGCCGACGGTCTTCAGGATGTCGCGCAGGCAGTTCCTCGGCGCAGCTCTCGTGGGCGTGCTGCTCCTGACCCTGGGCAACGGGATGCTGGCGGTGGCCGAGCAGTACATCTCCACGGGGCTGGCAGCGCTCCTGGTGGCCTCGGTGCCGCTGTGGCTGGTCGTGTTCAGGTTCGCCGTGCGCGACCGCCCCAAGGCGCTCACGCTCGCGGGCGTGCTGGTCGGGCTCGGCGGGGTCGGGGCACTGTCGCTGACCGGCGCCGAGGGCGGCAGTGGCGCCGGGATCGTGGTGGTGCTGCTCGCCTCAGTGTCATGGGCCGTGGGCTCGTTCCTGTCGAGCAGGATCCAGATGCCCGCCAACGCGCTCGCCACCAGCGCGGTCGAGATGGTCGTGGGCGGCGCCGGACTGCTGGTGCTCGGCACCGGGCTCGGCGAGCGGCTCGATCTGTCTGCCGTCACCACCAGATCCTGGCTGGCGCTGGCCTACCTGATCGTGGTGGGGTCTTTGATCGGGTTCACCGCGTTCTCTTGGCTGCTCGGCAACGCCCCCATCTCGCTGGTGTCCACTTACGCGTACGTCAACCCGGCCGTCGCCGTCGCGCTGGGCGCGCTCGTACTGCACGAGCCGATCACGACCCAGGTGATCCTCGGCGGGCTGGTCATCCTGGCCGGCGTGGCACTGGTGATCTCAACCGAGCGGAAGGGAACGAAGCGCGTCCTCGAAGACCTCGACGGTGGCGGCGACGTCCGCCTCGGTGTGAGCGGTGGACAGGAACCACAGCCCTCGCGGCACCATGTTGATCCCGCGGTCGAGCAGCGCGGCGTGTAG